TCGCTTGACTTTTGGGGACGGATGGGTCGACCGTGCCTCCGGGGGACACCGCCGGATGGCCGACCGATCGGAGCCCCACGCGGACGACGCGTTCGCGGCGGAGACTCGCCGCGTCACTGCCCGGCGGACCGGGCTGGGGCTCGGCTTCATGCTCGGCCTCGCGGCCGTGGCGGGCCTGCTCGAGCTGGCGTTCTACCCCGACCGGCTGGGCAAGCTCGTGGCGGCGTTCGGGGCCGAGGCCATCGTGTGCGCGGCCGCCCTGCTCGCGATACGGGGCGCGCGCCTCGGCCGGTTCGTCATCCCGATCACGAGCGCCGCCGCCTTCGGAGTCGTGGTGTGCATGACGCTCTACGTCGCCTGGGCGGGCGCGAGCGGCGACGCGCTCGCCATCGCGCTCGTCCTGGCGCTCTCCGGCGTGGCGCTCCTCTGCCCGTGGGGGGCGCGCGGGCAGGTGCCGCTCGCGGTGGGGACGCTGACGGCCTACCTGCTCGCCCTGGAGGCCGGCGTGCGGGGCGCGCTTCCCGTGCCGTACGGCATTTTCTGCGTGGGCGGTGGCGGGGTGACGTCGATCCTGGGCGCGGTCTTCCTGGACCTGCACCGCCGTGCCATCTTCGACCAGCGCGTGCTCCTCGAGCGCCGGCGGGACCAGCAGCTCGCGACGCTCTACGACGTGACGCGCACGGTCACCGCGACGCTCGAGCTGCAGGAGGTGCTCCGGCTCGTCTGCCAGAGCGTGCTGCACGCCCTCGGCGTCGAGCGTCTCTGGCTCTTGTGGCGCGAGGCGCCCGACGGCGGTCTCCGCGCGCTGGCTGCCGGGCGCCGCGACGACCAGGTCGCGCTCACCGCCCTGGGCGCCGACCCGGCGCGCTGGGAGCCCCTCCTCGGCGCGGGGGCGCCCCCCGTTCCCGCGCTCCGCGAGCCGACGCGCGAGGAGATCGCGGCGCTCGACGGGAGCGGCCCGCTCCCGGCGCGCGTGCTCCACCTGCCGCTCGAGTTCCGCTCCGAGCTGGTGGGGCTCATCCTGGCCGACGTGGGCGACCACCGCCGCGCCCTCGAGACGAGCTTCCTCGACTTCGCGGCGACGCTCGGCAACAGCGCCGCGATGGCGCTCGCGAACGCGCGCCTCTACGCGCTCGTGCGCGAGCACCGCGCCGAGCTGCAGCGGCTCTCCAACAAGCGCCTCGACGTGGTCGAGGAGGGGATGCGCCGCATCTCGCACGAGCTGCACGACGGCACCTGCCAGGCGCTCATGGCGATCAAGCTCGACCTGGCGCTGCTCGACCGCCGGCTGCCGGCCGAGGCGGCCGCGCTGCGCGCCTCGGTGCACGACATCCGGGACCGGGTCCTCGACGTGATGCAGGGGGTGCGGCAGATGTCGCATCTCCTCCATCCCCCCGTGCTCGACCACTTCGGCGTGGTCGCGGCGATGGAGTCGATCGCCGAGAAGTACCGCGAGACCTCCGGCCCGGACGTGCGGGTCGGCTGCTCCGATCCGGGGATGCGCCTCGCGTCCGCGGTGGAGCTGCTGCTCTTCCGGGTCTTCCAGGAGGGGCTCACCAACGTCGTCAAGCACGCGGCGGCCCGCCGCGTCGACGTGCGCCTCGCGCGCGAGCCCGAGGCCGTGCTGCTCGAGATCGAGGACGACGGCCGCGGCTTCGACGCGCCCGCGTACTTCCGCACGCCCTCGCCGTCCGTGGGGCTCGGTCTGGTGAGCATGCGCGAGCGCGTCGCCCACTTCGGCGGCCTCCTGCGCATCAGCTCGCGGCCGGGGTCGGGCACGCGCATCGTCGTGCGCGTGCCCGTCGAGCCGCTCGGCCAGGCGAAGGCCGCGACCGCGAGCTGAGGCGGCGCCGGGTGCCCGGCGCGGGACGGCGCCCGGCACGTTTGCCCTGTCGGGGGCCATTTGCTAAACGCCTCGGGTCCTCCAACGCCCCCGATCGAAACGCATTTCGTGTCGCTCACCGTCGCCGTCTTCTACCTCCTCGCCGCCATCACGGTGGGCTCCGCGCTGGGCGTCGCGCTGTCCAACAGCATCGTCTACTCGGCCTTCGCGCTCATGGGGACGCTGCTCGGCGTGGCGGCGATGTTCGTGCTCCTGGGCGCGGACTTCCTGGGCGTCGTGCAGCTCCTCGTCTACGTGGGCGGCATCCTCGTCCTCACGCTCTTCGCCGTCATGCTCACGCACCGCATCTCCGACGTGAACGTGTCGAACCGCGCCGTCGGACGGCTGCCGGCCGCGGTCCTCGTCGGCATCGCGTTCGCGTGGATGGTGCACGTCGCGCGGCGCGCCACCTGGGTGGTGAAGGACCCGGGGGCGCCCGCACCGACCACCTACGGGATCGGGAACGCGTTCCTCCGCCAGTACGCGCTGCCGTTCGAGATCGCCTCGCTCGTCCTGCTGGCCGCTCTCGTCGGCGCCATCGTCGTCTCGCGCAAGGAAGTGAAGGCGTAGGGGCCCCCGTGGGCGCGCTCTCGCTCGGCCACTTCGTCGTGCTCGGGGGCATCCTCTTCGCCCTCGGGCTCTTCACCGTCATCACGCGGCGCAACGCGATCGGCATCCTGATGGGCGTCGAGCTGGTGCTCAACTCGGCCAACGTCAACTACGTCGCCTTCGCCCGCTACGCGAACGCGGGCTACGACGGGCAGGTGTTCGCCATCTTCGTCATCATGCTCGCCGCCGCCGAGGCCGCGATCGGCCTCGCCATCGTGCTCGGCATCTACCAGAGCTTCGAGACGATCGACGTCGAGGCGGCGGACCGGCTGCGGCAATGACCCCCGCGGGCTACGTCGGGCTGATCCCGCTCCTGCCGCTCGCCGGCGCGGCGGCGCTCGCCCTCGGCGGCGCGCCGCTCCAGCGCCGCTGGGGGAAGGGGGCCGTCAGCGCGATCGCGTGCGGGACGGTGAGCGTCTCGTTCGTGCTCTCGGTCGTCGCCTTCCTCCATCTCGTGGCGCTCGAGCCCGAGCGCCGCTTCCTCCTCGCGCGCCTCTTTCCGTGGATCCACGTCGGCACGCTGAACGTCGACGTGGCGTTCGGTGTCGACCCGCTCTCCGCGGTGATGATCCTCATCGTCACCGGGATCGGCGGCATCATCCACTTCTACTCGGTCGGCTACATGCACGAGGACGCCGCCTACTGGCGCTTCTTCGCGTACTTGAACCTCTTCACCTTCGCCATGCTGACGCTCGTCCTGGGCGACAGCCTGCTCCTGATGTTCGTCGGCTGGGAGGGCGTGGGCTTCTGCTCGTGGGCCTTGATCGGCTTCTGGCACAAGGAGCTCCCCAACACGACGGCCGGCAACAAGGCGTTCATCGTGAACCGGATCGGCGACTTCGGCTTCGTGCTCGGCATCTTCCTCCTCTTCTGGACGCTGGATGCGCGCGGGCATGGGACGCTCGTCTTCCGCGAGCTGGCCCAGCACGCGCACCTGCTCGAGGGTGCGGTCTTCTCGGGCTGGCCCGTCGCGACGCTGGTGACGCTCCTCCTCTTCGTCGGCGCGACGGGGAAGTCGGCGCAGATCCCCCTCCACGTCTGGCTCCCCGACGCGATGGCGGGGCCGACGCCGGTCTCGGCCCTCATCCACGCCGCCACCATGGTGACCGCCGGCGTCTACATGATCGCGCGGCTCAACTTCCTCTTCGCGCTGGCGCCGCTCACGCTGGCCGTGGTGGCGACCATCGGCGCCGCGACCGCGCTCCTCGCCGCCACCATCGCGCTCGCGCAGAACGACATCAAGCGCGTGCTCGCGTACTCCACCGTGTCCCAGCTCGGCTACATGTTCCTCGCCATGGGCGTGGGGGCCTATGCGGCCGGCATCTTCCACCTGATGACGCATGCCTTCTTCAAGGCCTGCCTCTTCCTCGGCTCCGGGAGCGTCATCCACGCCCTGGGCGGCGAGCAGGACATGCGGAGGATGGGCGGGCTCGTGAAGTACATGCCGGCGACCTCGGTCACCTTCATCGTGGCGACGCTGGCCATCGCGGGCATCCCGCCGCTGGCGGGCTTCTTCTCGAAGGACGAGATCCTCTGGCAGGCGTTCTCGAGCCCGCACGGGAGCGTGGCCTTGTGGGCGACGGGCGTCGCGGTGGCGGGGCTCACGGCCTTCTACATGTTCCGCCAGGTCTTCATGGTCTTCTTCGGCGTGTGCCGGGCGGACCTCGAGACGCGGCACCACCTGCACGAGTCGCCGGCGGTCATGACGATCCCGCTCTGGATTCTGATGGCCGGCTCGATCGTCGCCGGGCTCCTCTGGCTGCCCTTCGACCTGTTCGTGCCCTTCGAGCGGTGGCTCGCGCCGGTGATGGAGCACCACGGCGAGGTGCACGCCGCGGCGGCGGGCGCCGGCCTCGAGTCGCTCCTGATGCTCACGTCGCTCGCCATGGCGGCGGGCGGCATCGGCCTCGCCTACCAGATGTACTCCCGCGAGAGCCTCCGGCCCGAGACCTTCAGCGAGGCCCTGGGCGGGTTTCCCTACCGCGCCGTCCTGAACAAGTACTGGGTCGACGAGCTCTACGGGCTCGTCTTCGTGCGCGGCACGCTCCTTCTCTGCCGCGCGGCGGCCTGGTTCGACCTGCACGTGATCGACGGCCTCGTCGACGGCTCGGCCGCGCTCGTGCGCGGCTGGTCGTGGCTCTCGGGGCGGTTCGACCTCTACGTGGTGGACGGCGCCGTCAACGGGGTCGCCGACGTCACCCAGTTCGTCGGCCGGCGCGTCCGCAACGTGCAGACAGGGGCGATCAACGCCTAC
The sequence above is drawn from the Deltaproteobacteria bacterium genome and encodes:
- a CDS encoding NADH-quinone oxidoreductase subunit J yields the protein MLNASGPPTPPIETHFVSLTVAVFYLLAAITVGSALGVALSNSIVYSAFALMGTLLGVAAMFVLLGADFLGVVQLLVYVGGILVLTLFAVMLTHRISDVNVSNRAVGRLPAAVLVGIAFAWMVHVARRATWVVKDPGAPAPTTYGIGNAFLRQYALPFEIASLVLLAALVGAIVVSRKEVKA
- the nuoK gene encoding NADH-quinone oxidoreductase subunit NuoK — its product is MGALSLGHFVVLGGILFALGLFTVITRRNAIGILMGVELVLNSANVNYVAFARYANAGYDGQVFAIFVIMLAAAEAAIGLAIVLGIYQSFETIDVEAADRLRQ
- the nuoL gene encoding NADH-quinone oxidoreductase subunit L; the protein is MTPAGYVGLIPLLPLAGAAALALGGAPLQRRWGKGAVSAIACGTVSVSFVLSVVAFLHLVALEPERRFLLARLFPWIHVGTLNVDVAFGVDPLSAVMILIVTGIGGIIHFYSVGYMHEDAAYWRFFAYLNLFTFAMLTLVLGDSLLLMFVGWEGVGFCSWALIGFWHKELPNTTAGNKAFIVNRIGDFGFVLGIFLLFWTLDARGHGTLVFRELAQHAHLLEGAVFSGWPVATLVTLLLFVGATGKSAQIPLHVWLPDAMAGPTPVSALIHAATMVTAGVYMIARLNFLFALAPLTLAVVATIGAATALLAATIALAQNDIKRVLAYSTVSQLGYMFLAMGVGAYAAGIFHLMTHAFFKACLFLGSGSVIHALGGEQDMRRMGGLVKYMPATSVTFIVATLAIAGIPPLAGFFSKDEILWQAFSSPHGSVALWATGVAVAGLTAFYMFRQVFMVFFGVCRADLETRHHLHESPAVMTIPLWILMAGSIVAGLLWLPFDLFVPFERWLAPVMEHHGEVHAAAAGAGLESLLMLTSLAMAAGGIGLAYQMYSRESLRPETFSEALGGFPYRAVLNKYWVDELYGLVFVRGTLLLCRAAAWFDLHVIDGLVDGSAALVRGWSWLSGRFDLYVVDGAVNGVADVTQFVGRRVRNVQTGAINAYLYVVLLGVLGGVLLYWSWAAAS
- a CDS encoding GAF domain-containing sensor histidine kinase, with amino-acid sequence MADRSEPHADDAFAAETRRVTARRTGLGLGFMLGLAAVAGLLELAFYPDRLGKLVAAFGAEAIVCAAALLAIRGARLGRFVIPITSAAAFGVVVCMTLYVAWAGASGDALAIALVLALSGVALLCPWGARGQVPLAVGTLTAYLLALEAGVRGALPVPYGIFCVGGGGVTSILGAVFLDLHRRAIFDQRVLLERRRDQQLATLYDVTRTVTATLELQEVLRLVCQSVLHALGVERLWLLWREAPDGGLRALAAGRRDDQVALTALGADPARWEPLLGAGAPPVPALREPTREEIAALDGSGPLPARVLHLPLEFRSELVGLILADVGDHRRALETSFLDFAATLGNSAAMALANARLYALVREHRAELQRLSNKRLDVVEEGMRRISHELHDGTCQALMAIKLDLALLDRRLPAEAAALRASVHDIRDRVLDVMQGVRQMSHLLHPPVLDHFGVVAAMESIAEKYRETSGPDVRVGCSDPGMRLASAVELLLFRVFQEGLTNVVKHAAARRVDVRLAREPEAVLLEIEDDGRGFDAPAYFRTPSPSVGLGLVSMRERVAHFGGLLRISSRPGSGTRIVVRVPVEPLGQAKAATAS